From Hymenobacter sedentarius, a single genomic window includes:
- a CDS encoding family 43 glycosylhydrolase — MLFTAPKTKSLLLIGGFLAIACQRMPTGPQAKDTATKEVSTTVPAAAGVASTPVALANPVLAGDFPDPSITKIGDTYWATATTSNWGPIFPLLTSKNLTDWKLVGHVFPGERPGWADYYFWAPEISQDGGKTYIFYAAHKRGGNLAVGVASADSPAGPYKDHGPLVGEPDGSIDGFPIRDEQGQLYLIWKEDGNSIKQPTPIWAQRLNDDRTALVGEKKELFRNDASTWEGNLVEGVSMVRHDGYFYAFYAGNGCCGRGCTYATGVARAKTLLGPWEKYANNPVLVNNDTWKCPGHGTAVEYQGRWYMLHHAYNALSQEFAGRQGVLSEFVWTTAGWPEFRGKSTPIAAPATAARAQSFTDEFTGKTLQPSWQWPVEFRPNFTVTGGQLRLTARPDHSGAALGQSTSAATYTATTTLLNPGTLATGSSAGLAAHGDPDNTLMLVASAGKVQLIQLEKGQPKTLAETPLPTTKALQLRLQAQQGSQFTFTWSADNGTTWQKLPASGAAVNGSYLPPWDRGVRVGVVAQGAASTTAAFERFALDSQP, encoded by the coding sequence ATGCTGTTTACTGCTCCCAAAACCAAGTCCCTGCTGCTAATTGGCGGCTTCCTGGCCATTGCCTGCCAACGAATGCCAACCGGGCCGCAGGCAAAGGACACTGCAACCAAAGAAGTTTCTACTACGGTCCCGGCAGCCGCTGGCGTGGCAAGTACTCCCGTGGCGCTGGCCAACCCCGTACTGGCCGGCGACTTCCCCGACCCGTCCATTACCAAAATTGGCGATACGTATTGGGCCACCGCCACCACGTCCAACTGGGGACCCATATTCCCCTTGCTCACGTCCAAAAACCTAACCGACTGGAAGCTGGTGGGCCACGTGTTTCCGGGCGAGCGGCCGGGTTGGGCTGACTACTATTTCTGGGCCCCCGAAATCAGCCAGGACGGCGGCAAAACTTACATTTTCTACGCGGCCCACAAGCGGGGTGGCAACCTGGCCGTGGGCGTAGCCAGCGCCGACAGCCCGGCCGGCCCCTACAAAGACCACGGCCCGCTGGTGGGCGAGCCCGATGGCTCCATCGACGGCTTTCCCATCCGCGACGAGCAAGGCCAGCTCTACCTCATCTGGAAGGAAGACGGCAACAGCATCAAGCAGCCCACCCCCATCTGGGCCCAACGGCTCAACGACGACCGCACCGCGCTGGTGGGCGAGAAGAAGGAGCTATTCCGCAACGACGCCAGCACCTGGGAAGGCAACCTCGTGGAAGGCGTTTCGATGGTGCGCCACGATGGCTACTTCTATGCGTTCTACGCCGGCAATGGCTGCTGCGGCCGCGGCTGCACCTACGCCACCGGCGTAGCTCGCGCCAAAACCCTGCTGGGCCCCTGGGAGAAATACGCCAACAACCCCGTGCTCGTCAACAACGACACCTGGAAATGCCCCGGCCACGGCACCGCCGTAGAATACCAAGGCCGCTGGTATATGCTCCACCACGCCTACAACGCCTTGAGCCAGGAATTTGCCGGCCGCCAAGGCGTGCTCAGCGAGTTTGTGTGGACAACCGCCGGCTGGCCCGAGTTCCGGGGCAAGAGTACACCCATCGCCGCTCCCGCTACCGCCGCCCGTGCCCAGTCTTTCACCGACGAATTCACTGGCAAAACCCTGCAGCCCTCCTGGCAGTGGCCCGTGGAATTCCGGCCCAATTTCACCGTCACAGGTGGCCAGCTGCGCCTCACCGCCCGTCCCGACCACAGCGGCGCCGCGCTGGGCCAGTCTACTTCCGCCGCCACCTACACCGCCACCACCACCCTGCTCAACCCCGGCACCCTGGCCACCGGCAGCAGCGCCGGCCTCGCCGCCCACGGCGACCCCGACAACACCCTGATGCTGGTAGCCAGCGCCGGCAAAGTGCAGCTCATTCAGCTGGAAAAAGGCCAACCCAAAACCCTGGCCGAAACACCCCTGCCCACCACCAAAGCCCTTCAGCTCCGCCTGCAGGCCCAGCAAGGCAGCCAGTTCACCTTCACCTGGAGCGCCGACAACGGCACCACCTGGCAAAAGCTGCCCGCCTCCGGCGCCGCCGTCAACGGTAGCTACCTCCCGCCCTGGGACCGGGGCGTACGCGTGGGCGTGGTAGCCCAAGGTGCTGCCTCCACTACCGCGGCATTTGAGCGGTTTGCACTCGACAGCCAGCCGTAA
- a CDS encoding T9SS type A sorting domain-containing protein, which yields MNTIFKTPNFTYAKLCTRALASPLQKATWRVALTFVAFLLMAGTSFAQVVLPSADRCTSKDLSLVSARIDLPACEPCVANALITKPLLLAINNSTSSTRTSFSFWGTITIREGSTTVYSSSITGCEGPILKNQIKEYSFDGISTTSTPTIDADGAGGVGISNGTITFKCGQTLDLSGLFLAWTDASPKSTCPLTSALIAPKCGTLDFIPIATGLSVTSEPTNVSCSGAADGAIDAFVAGGSGSYTYAWVASNGGVIPSGQADDQDLTLLVPGTYTLTVTDAGAGCTASTSETITQPNALAAPVVTLLEPTLCTRATGTVTVTNPVIANATYTLTQPNLPTSPTNPTSITTTTTTETVAFANLAAGGGFSITVTVNGCTSPATNCGNTTHNARQTPGPTTSSGGIALKKNILTEAYPNPTGRDATINFSVPKSGRVVVQVYNSLGARVATLFDDEVKAGENRSVILKGASLPSGNYTYRVIANGSTKSNRISLIK from the coding sequence ATGAACACAATATTTAAGACACCCAATTTTACCTATGCTAAACTATGTACTCGTGCATTAGCCTCACCTCTGCAAAAAGCAACGTGGCGGGTTGCCTTGACATTTGTGGCCTTTTTGCTAATGGCTGGTACTTCCTTTGCCCAAGTGGTATTACCCTCTGCAGACAGGTGTACTTCCAAGGACCTATCCCTGGTGAGTGCTAGGATAGATCTGCCGGCATGCGAACCCTGTGTCGCTAATGCTCTAATAACTAAACCATTGTTACTGGCTATCAACAATAGTACTAGTTCCACCCGGACCAGCTTTTCTTTCTGGGGAACTATAACCATCAGAGAGGGTTCCACAACGGTTTACTCTTCTTCAATTACAGGTTGTGAAGGTCCAATACTAAAGAATCAAATAAAGGAATATTCATTTGATGGAATCAGTACAACCAGTACACCAACTATTGATGCTGATGGCGCTGGGGGAGTTGGTATTTCTAATGGTACAATTACCTTCAAATGTGGTCAGACACTAGACTTATCCGGTCTGTTTTTAGCCTGGACCGACGCTTCGCCAAAAAGCACCTGCCCGCTTACATCTGCCTTAATTGCCCCTAAATGCGGAACCTTGGATTTTATACCAATTGCTACAGGTTTGTCCGTCACTTCTGAACCAACAAATGTATCTTGCTCTGGGGCTGCTGATGGTGCTATTGATGCATTTGTTGCTGGTGGATCCGGTTCTTATACCTATGCTTGGGTAGCCTCTAACGGTGGCGTTATCCCTTCGGGGCAGGCAGATGACCAAGACCTTACCCTCCTAGTTCCTGGAACTTACACCCTTACAGTTACCGATGCTGGTGCCGGTTGCACAGCTTCAACATCTGAAACAATCACTCAGCCAAATGCCTTAGCAGCACCAGTGGTGACGTTGCTAGAGCCCACCCTGTGTACCAGAGCAACGGGTACTGTCACAGTTACTAACCCGGTAATTGCCAATGCGACCTATACTCTAACCCAGCCGAACTTGCCTACGTCACCTACTAATCCTACTTCGATTACAACTACCACTACTACTGAAACGGTGGCTTTTGCCAACTTAGCAGCGGGGGGAGGGTTTAGCATTACTGTTACGGTTAATGGATGTACCAGCCCTGCGACTAATTGCGGTAATACTACCCATAATGCCAGACAGACGCCGGGCCCGACTACCAGTTCAGGAGGAATTGCTTTGAAAAAAAACATTCTGACTGAGGCTTACCCTAATCCTACTGGACGGGACGCGACCATCAATTTCTCCGTACCCAAAAGCGGGCGCGTGGTGGTGCAGGTGTACAACTCACTTGGCGCGCGCGTGGCCACCCTTTTTGACGATGAAGTTAAGGCTGGAGAGAATCGTTCGGTCATTCTCAAAGGTGCATCGTTGCCGTCAGGTAACTACACCTATCGTGTGATTGCCAATGGCTCGACCAAGTCTAACCGCATCAGCCTTATCAAATGA
- a CDS encoding RagB/SusD family nutrient uptake outer membrane protein: MKFSKYIRLALAGSVLLTAAACQKDPLDQVNPNVPTTASFWKTSDDAVKGVNAAYSGLQQLGTYRRWLNFAFDTRSDDSFSQSPWGELLDWNRFVQVNYDFEVSRDIWRDHYRAIFRTNQVLDNVPGIAGMDATLQKRVLAEARFLRALYYYNLVALYGNVPLVLKAGATLETNAAQATEAQVWDQIIADLKAAQPDLPASYTGIDLGRATRGAATTLLGKAYMQNRRWADAQAEFAKVIGTTYSLTPNYTDNFRHTTENNSESIFEVQFNDAKLGGNDGDDATSSEGGQRSQFWGAPNAGGFVDAEVRPWVVNEFLKEGTVSGQRDPRLAATVFYNRRQFATALPLDADTLVYGRGFLARYAGNARDRSRIYWRKYQTDYYRTFENFDSPINQRVMRYADVLLLQAEALNEQNNTAGAVPLINQVRQRVGLAPLVAATFTQATMRAQIMHERVTELTGEEQRWFDLKRWGLLDTQAGIDQLATRDPHFSTFQLNKSRLLPLPRTDVDLLKLTQNPGY; encoded by the coding sequence ATGAAATTCAGTAAGTATATTCGGCTGGCGTTGGCGGGCAGCGTGCTGCTCACCGCGGCCGCTTGCCAAAAAGACCCGCTCGACCAAGTGAACCCGAACGTGCCCACCACGGCCTCGTTCTGGAAAACCAGCGACGACGCCGTGAAAGGCGTGAACGCCGCCTACAGCGGCCTACAGCAACTGGGCACCTACCGCCGCTGGCTCAACTTCGCCTTCGACACCCGTTCCGACGACTCGTTCAGCCAGAGCCCCTGGGGCGAGCTGCTCGACTGGAACCGCTTTGTGCAGGTGAACTACGACTTCGAGGTGTCGCGCGACATCTGGCGCGACCACTACCGCGCCATCTTCCGCACCAACCAGGTGCTGGACAACGTGCCCGGTATCGCCGGCATGGACGCCACCCTGCAAAAGCGGGTGCTGGCCGAAGCCCGCTTCCTGCGCGCCCTCTACTACTACAACCTGGTGGCCCTCTACGGCAACGTGCCGCTCGTGCTCAAGGCCGGCGCCACCCTGGAAACCAACGCGGCCCAGGCCACCGAGGCTCAGGTATGGGACCAGATAATTGCCGACCTGAAAGCTGCCCAACCCGACCTGCCCGCCAGCTACACCGGCATCGACCTGGGCCGCGCCACCCGCGGCGCCGCCACCACGCTGCTGGGTAAGGCCTACATGCAAAACCGCCGCTGGGCCGATGCCCAGGCCGAGTTTGCCAAGGTAATCGGGACCACGTACAGCCTCACGCCGAACTACACCGACAACTTCCGCCACACCACGGAAAACAATTCGGAGTCCATCTTTGAAGTGCAGTTCAACGACGCCAAGCTGGGCGGCAACGATGGCGACGACGCCACGTCGTCGGAAGGTGGCCAGCGCTCGCAGTTCTGGGGCGCGCCCAATGCCGGCGGCTTCGTCGACGCCGAGGTGCGCCCGTGGGTAGTAAACGAGTTTTTGAAGGAAGGCACCGTGAGCGGACAGCGCGACCCGCGCCTGGCCGCTACCGTGTTCTACAACCGCCGCCAGTTTGCCACTGCCCTGCCCCTCGACGCCGATACGCTGGTGTACGGCCGCGGCTTCCTGGCCCGCTACGCCGGCAACGCCCGCGACCGCAGCCGCATCTACTGGCGCAAGTACCAGACCGATTACTACCGGACCTTCGAGAACTTCGACTCGCCCATCAACCAGCGCGTGATGCGCTATGCCGACGTGCTGCTGCTGCAGGCCGAAGCCCTGAACGAGCAGAACAACACGGCCGGCGCCGTACCCCTCATCAACCAGGTGCGCCAGCGCGTTGGGCTGGCTCCGCTGGTGGCGGCCACCTTCACCCAGGCCACCATGCGCGCCCAGATTATGCACGAGCGGGTAACGGAGCTCACCGGCGAAGAGCAGCGCTGGTTTGACCTCAAGCGGTGGGGCTTGCTCGATACCCAGGCCGGCATCGACCAGCTCGCCACCCGCGACCCGCATTTCAGCACCTTTCAGCTCAACAAGTCGCGTCTGCTGCCCCTGCCCCGTACTGATGTGGACCTGTTGAAATTAACCCAAAACCCGGGCTACTAA
- a CDS encoding family 43 glycosylhydrolase, whose product MLHPRSFLVSWLLIGLLASGCSSKAPAPAPTPTPPPTGPTTPATTYSNPLLSSGPDPWVYQKDGFYYYMATTGNNVTLRKTAKMSELGNAPATVVWTAPSNGANSHDVWAPEMHFLDGKWYIYFTAGPGSCCGGQRLWVLENTATDPTTGSWTEKGRIFSSSEDFWAIDGTVLEQNGQRYLIWSGHANASTEEQRLYISKMANPWTLTGPRVELSRPQYSWEQQGVLPVNEGPEILQHDGKTFLVYSASHCTTDDYALGLLSTTATADPLVPTAWTKSATPVFVKNPTAGAYGPGHNTFFKSKDGQQDWLLYHANSRPGQGCSNDRNPRMQPFTYRADGTPDFGTPVSIGVALPRPSGE is encoded by the coding sequence ATGCTCCATCCCCGTTCCTTCCTGGTGTCCTGGCTGCTGATTGGCTTGCTGGCCAGCGGGTGCTCCTCCAAAGCCCCGGCGCCCGCCCCTACCCCCACCCCACCGCCGACGGGCCCGACCACGCCGGCTACCACCTATTCCAACCCACTGCTTTCCTCCGGCCCCGACCCGTGGGTATACCAAAAGGACGGCTTTTATTACTACATGGCCACCACCGGCAACAACGTGACCCTGCGCAAGACGGCCAAGATGTCGGAGTTGGGCAATGCCCCTGCTACCGTGGTGTGGACGGCCCCCAGCAACGGCGCGAACTCGCACGACGTGTGGGCCCCCGAGATGCACTTCCTCGACGGCAAGTGGTATATCTACTTCACGGCCGGCCCCGGCAGCTGCTGCGGCGGCCAGCGCCTGTGGGTACTGGAAAACACCGCCACCGACCCCACCACGGGCAGCTGGACGGAGAAAGGCCGCATTTTTAGCTCAAGCGAAGATTTCTGGGCCATTGATGGCACCGTGCTCGAGCAGAACGGCCAGCGCTACCTCATCTGGTCGGGCCACGCCAACGCGAGCACCGAAGAGCAGCGCCTCTACATTTCCAAGATGGCCAACCCCTGGACCCTCACCGGCCCGCGGGTGGAACTCTCCCGCCCGCAGTACAGCTGGGAACAGCAGGGCGTGCTTCCGGTAAACGAAGGCCCCGAGATTCTGCAGCACGACGGCAAAACCTTCCTCGTGTACTCGGCCAGCCACTGCACCACCGACGACTACGCCCTCGGCCTGCTGAGCACCACCGCCACCGCCGACCCCCTGGTGCCCACCGCCTGGACCAAGAGCGCCACGCCCGTTTTTGTAAAGAACCCCACGGCCGGTGCCTACGGCCCCGGCCACAACACCTTCTTCAAGTCGAAGGACGGCCAGCAGGACTGGCTGCTGTACCACGCCAACAGCCGCCCCGGCCAAGGCTGCAGCAACGACCGCAACCCGCGCATGCAGCCCTTCACCTACCGCGCCGACGGCACGCCCGACTTCGGCACGCCCGTGTCCATCGGGGTAGCATTACCGCGCCCGAGCGGCGAATAG
- a CDS encoding SusC/RagA family TonB-linked outer membrane protein, which translates to MKKSYKSLRRQTVPALLFCLPLCALAAGAEASGLRLAPYSYSAAPVQAITGRVLDEKGQGLPGVTVLVKGTTNGTSTGADGGFTLDAPADATLLISSVGYISKEVPVNGQTTLTVSLATDVQQLSEAIVVGYLVQNRQDVTGAVSTVNSQDVRRAPVASVAEAIQGRVAGVTVANSGIPGQAPVINIRGVGTLGSGSGPLYVIDGLWVQGGGQRDFNPQDVESVQVLKDAASLAPYGASGANGVIIVTTKHGRSGPAVVTASAYAGVQNIAKRYDLADANRWAEINNSAYAGANRAGGAGNPDDRNPFAKNLPGYSTDWQKELFKQGSVQDYNLGVSGGGDNSNFALSGGYFRQTGTIQGPQFERYSARINTGFNRGRFKVGQNLLLTRTNQTRVNGLPFIDVVRMTPVTPVYSASNPGGFGFGSNNTAITFGTNPIALQALLNNTGTSNRLQGNVYGEVSILDFLRYRLNLATEYHGFHDREKRRYGQWRQNDPLNPSSYAENQGNEVFGMVENTLTFDKSFGQHNLTAVAGYSRQRFEQEFTRGASFGYGTGPTYYWALDAGSQNPQAVGSQFTRTKESYFGQVTYDYDQRYLLTAAYRNDGSSVFDPAHRRGNFGAASVGWRVSKESFFQGVTAVSNLKLRASYGALGNDQLPGAYGGSYLYQGFINPNVNYVFGQGQTIVNGAAQTALASSNIKWEERRTSNFGFDLGLLEDRLSFSADYYISETRDALINPDVALVLGNAGAAPFRNLGKLENKGFEFQLGYNDNRAKFRYGVNANLSTLKNRVTDLGRSGEKENFFVGGPNGATRTEVGYELGSFYLFQFDGIYQSSDTNIPKGLQAGDVRYKDTNGDGIISDADRTHVGRVFPKLQYGANLNLGYGAFDMTAFFQGVYGNDVFNISRYFLDRLDENGNYRADLQPWTASNPSTTTPRAVISGDAAGNNARFASSRWLESGSYLRLKNLQVGFTLPKAYLTSLKGISSFRIYATGQNVFTATKYSGYDPETVGSGSPGSPANNLARGFDEGSYPNLRSFTLGVQVGI; encoded by the coding sequence ATGAAAAAATCTTACAAGAGTTTGCGCCGACAAACCGTGCCGGCGCTGCTGTTCTGCCTGCCACTGTGCGCCCTTGCTGCCGGGGCCGAAGCCTCGGGGCTTCGATTGGCGCCGTACAGCTATTCGGCGGCCCCAGTCCAGGCCATTACCGGCCGGGTGCTCGATGAGAAAGGCCAAGGCCTGCCCGGCGTAACCGTGCTGGTGAAAGGCACGACCAACGGCACCTCCACCGGCGCCGACGGCGGCTTTACCCTCGACGCGCCGGCCGACGCCACCCTGCTGATTTCATCGGTGGGCTACATCTCCAAGGAGGTGCCAGTGAACGGCCAGACCACGCTTACCGTGTCCTTGGCCACCGACGTGCAGCAGCTGTCGGAAGCCATTGTGGTGGGCTACCTGGTGCAAAACCGCCAGGACGTGACCGGTGCGGTCTCGACCGTAAATTCCCAGGACGTGCGCCGGGCCCCAGTAGCCAGCGTGGCCGAGGCCATTCAGGGCCGCGTTGCGGGCGTGACAGTGGCCAACTCCGGTATCCCCGGCCAGGCCCCCGTGATTAACATCCGCGGCGTGGGCACGCTGGGCAGCGGCAGCGGCCCGCTGTATGTGATTGACGGGCTGTGGGTGCAGGGCGGCGGCCAGCGCGACTTCAACCCCCAGGACGTGGAGTCGGTGCAGGTGCTGAAAGACGCGGCTTCGCTGGCGCCTTACGGCGCTTCGGGCGCCAACGGCGTCATCATCGTCACCACCAAGCACGGCCGCTCGGGGCCGGCGGTAGTCACGGCCAGCGCCTACGCGGGCGTGCAAAACATTGCCAAGCGCTACGACCTGGCCGATGCCAATCGTTGGGCTGAAATCAACAACTCGGCCTACGCCGGGGCCAACCGGGCCGGCGGCGCCGGCAATCCCGACGACCGCAACCCCTTCGCCAAAAACCTGCCCGGCTACAGCACCGACTGGCAGAAAGAGCTGTTCAAGCAAGGCTCGGTGCAGGACTACAACCTGGGCGTGAGCGGCGGCGGCGACAATTCCAACTTTGCGCTGTCGGGCGGGTATTTCCGCCAAACGGGCACCATTCAGGGCCCGCAGTTTGAGCGCTACAGCGCCCGCATCAACACCGGCTTCAACCGCGGCCGTTTCAAGGTGGGCCAGAACCTGCTGCTCACGCGCACCAACCAGACCCGCGTGAATGGCCTGCCCTTCATCGACGTGGTGCGCATGACGCCCGTGACGCCGGTGTATAGCGCCAGCAACCCCGGCGGCTTCGGCTTTGGCTCCAACAACACGGCCATCACCTTCGGCACCAACCCCATTGCGCTGCAGGCGCTGCTCAACAACACGGGCACTTCCAACCGCTTACAGGGCAACGTGTACGGCGAGGTTTCCATCCTCGACTTCCTCCGCTACCGGCTCAACCTGGCCACGGAATACCACGGCTTCCACGACCGCGAAAAGCGCCGGTACGGCCAGTGGCGCCAAAACGACCCGCTGAACCCCTCCTCCTATGCCGAAAACCAGGGCAACGAGGTGTTTGGCATGGTGGAAAACACCCTGACGTTTGACAAGAGCTTTGGCCAGCACAACCTGACGGCCGTGGCCGGCTACAGCCGCCAGCGTTTCGAACAGGAGTTTACCCGCGGCGCCAGCTTCGGCTACGGCACCGGCCCCACCTACTACTGGGCCCTCGATGCCGGCTCGCAAAACCCACAGGCTGTGGGCTCGCAGTTTACCCGCACCAAGGAATCGTACTTCGGTCAGGTTACCTACGACTATGACCAGCGCTACCTGCTCACGGCGGCGTACCGCAACGACGGCTCGTCGGTGTTTGACCCCGCGCACCGCCGCGGCAACTTCGGCGCGGCCTCGGTGGGCTGGCGCGTGTCCAAGGAAAGCTTCTTCCAGGGCGTGACGGCGGTGAGCAACCTCAAGCTGCGCGCCAGCTACGGCGCCCTCGGCAACGACCAGCTGCCCGGTGCCTACGGCGGCTCCTACCTCTACCAGGGCTTCATCAACCCGAACGTGAACTACGTGTTTGGCCAGGGCCAGACCATCGTGAACGGCGCGGCCCAAACCGCGCTGGCTAGTTCCAACATCAAGTGGGAAGAGCGCCGCACCTCCAACTTCGGCTTCGACCTGGGCTTGCTCGAAGACCGGCTGTCGTTTTCGGCCGATTACTACATTTCGGAAACGCGCGACGCGCTGATTAACCCTGACGTGGCCTTGGTGCTCGGCAATGCCGGCGCCGCGCCCTTCCGCAACCTGGGCAAGCTGGAAAACAAGGGCTTTGAATTCCAGCTGGGCTACAACGACAACCGCGCCAAGTTCCGCTACGGCGTCAACGCCAACCTGTCGACCCTGAAAAACCGGGTAACCGACCTGGGCCGCTCGGGCGAGAAAGAAAACTTCTTCGTGGGCGGGCCCAACGGCGCCACCCGCACCGAAGTGGGCTACGAGCTGGGCTCGTTCTACCTGTTCCAGTTCGACGGCATCTACCAGAGCAGCGACACCAACATTCCGAAGGGCCTGCAGGCCGGCGACGTGCGCTACAAGGACACCAACGGCGACGGCATCATCTCCGACGCCGACCGCACCCACGTGGGCCGCGTGTTTCCCAAGCTGCAGTACGGCGCCAACCTCAACCTGGGCTACGGTGCCTTCGATATGACGGCCTTCTTCCAGGGCGTGTACGGCAACGACGTGTTCAACATCAGCCGCTACTTCCTCGACCGCCTCGACGAGAACGGGAACTACCGCGCCGACTTGCAGCCCTGGACCGCCAGCAACCCCTCCACCACCACGCCCCGCGCGGTGATTAGCGGCGATGCCGCCGGCAACAACGCCCGCTTTGCCTCCAGCCGCTGGCTGGAAAGCGGCTCGTACCTGCGCCTGAAAAACCTGCAAGTGGGCTTCACCCTGCCCAAGGCCTACCTGACCAGCCTGAAGGGCATCAGCAGCTTCCGCATCTACGCCACCGGCCAGAACGTGTTCACGGCCACCAAGTACTCCGGCTACGACCCCGAAACAGTGGGCAGTGGCTCGCCCGGCAGCCCGGCCAACAACCTGGCCCGCGGCTTCGACGAAGGCAGCTACCCCAACCTGCGCAGTTTCACTTTGGGCGTTCAGGTCGGCATCTAA